AGATCCCACCGCAGCTGCAGTGGGCTTTGTAACATTTGGATCAGGTCTTAAAACCCTAAAGAGACTTCCTGGTGTTCCCAGGATAAAGGCCCAGGCTTGGAGGCTCCTCTCCTATTTCATTCACTCACTCGTTCACTCACTCAGCTCAGTGTGTGTACTGAGCAGTGCCCTGGGGCCGTGACGGTGAAGTTCATACATCAGCTTGGCCAGTTGTTAGAGCAAgccagcactggcctgattgttattatGAGCATATTTTGTAGGTAGATTAGGATCTATAGCCAGTCGATTGCATCTACGGCTGATTTCATCTACAGccgattgcatctacagtcaacaaaggagctGGTCCTCGACCACGAGgagagtctcctcatccagtcagttggagggcttaaagccagaactgaggatttcagcaggcAGAAGAATTTCTTTCTCTACTCCAGCCGGTCAGCTTTCCTggagaattcaacttcaccttcatcacAGTTTACAGCTCGCGgcttgccctacggaatttggacttgccagtccccatggTCGTGAGAGCCAActcctgtaataaatctcttaatatttagatatgtctgttctgtttctctggagaacccaggCTAACACAGGGCCGCCTGTGCTGGATGCCGGGGTTCAGAGAACAAGCCAGGgccagccctgccctccccacgGCACACACCGCCCCATTTCCCTGGCTCTCCAAACTCTCCAGAATCCATAGTCTCATGGCACAAGGGGGCCTGTCATTGAATGGAGGTGATGTGTCTCTCCACATAGACTCCGACCAAGGCGGGAGCAGGCCTGCCTCGCCCCTGTGTCTGTGCAGGCAGATGGCACCTGAAGATGCCCGTTAAAGCCacggagaaagaaagaaggaagaaataaaccccCCAGAGGACGCTTCTAGGGTTAATGCACGAGGCGGGACTGGCACTGGGGGATCGGGCTGGGGTGCAAGCGTGCGGCTCAGTGGCGAGTGCTTGTGAACGCCGTCGTTGAAGGTTGTGAAGGAGCCACAGCCCCGGCCAGCCCTGGGGCCCCTCCACCTGGGGCAGGTGGCAGGCATGGCGGAGAGGTGGCCGAGTCCCCAGGCCCAGGTAAGTGGGAGAGGACAGGCCTTGTGGGGCTGACAAGAAGGTCCTCAAAGCCGCCCACCACCCTCCTGAGCCGTGGGCCATGCAGGGCCCCACGGGACATCCTGGGCCATGCAAGGAGCCACAGGTAGGAAATGAAAGCAGGTGCCAGGCTGCTGGAGAATTCCACGCCTCTGCCTTCCCCCTCTCCAGcaccttggggtgggggtgtatTTTTAGAAGGAAGGAGAGTTGGAGAAAGTGCCTTATTCATGGTGGAGGTTGGCAAGGTGTCCAGGGACTGACAGAGTGGCCAGTGTCCCCTGCCTCCCCCTCCGGGTTCACTCGGGCCTCAGCCCACCCTGCCCGGGCCCAGGGGCTTGGTGGAGCCACATGTGTGGAGGGTCCGGGGCCCGCTGCTAAGGAGCTGGGGGACCCCAGCAGCGATCACGGTTCTGCCCCCCATACCAACTCCAACCAGCCAGCACGATGCCTCTGTGTGGTGCACGGAACCAGGGGTTGATGTTGCTGGACCCCGTGTGGGGAGCACCCTTATGCTGGGCAGGAAGAGATGCCCGCCCTCCCATGTGGGCTCAGGGGTCAGCGGGGGGCCCTGTCCCTGCCACCCTGCCAGGCCCCGGCCAGCCTCAGCCTGGGCTCCTCGCTTTGCACCTCCAttttctcacctgtgaaatgggactTTTGAGAGGATGTAATGAAATCCAGCCTGGAATagggcccccaccccacccatccaCTCTCCCCGGCCCCCTCTGCACCTAGGGAGACAGGAACGACTTCTGTCCTCGGGCCCAGCCAGCCCCACGGGTGACAGCACAAGGCCCAGAGGAGGCAGAGCAGAGCCAAGGGCCTCCCTGCAGGGCACCCACGTGTCATGGCCACGGCCACTCGGGCCCATCCCAAGGCCTGACAGCCGAGTGCTCCAGCACCGGGTGCCCACAGGCCACCAGGAAGTgcctttatttctgcttcaaaCTGCACAACGAGGAGGGGAGTGAGCCGGATCCTGGGCCGTGGACGGGAAGGGGCAGCGGCTGCGGGTCAGGCCAGAACGGGCGGCAGGAGGCTGGGCAGCTCGGCTCTGCCCACTGGTGTCCTGGCCAGGCCCCCGCTCTGGGCACCAGCCTGGCCACCCTCAGCTGCCGGCGAGCGGGGTGGGGGACGGCCCCACGGGCAGCAGCGTGTAGCCACATCCTTGTCCTATCCCTGGGCCGGGGGTACCTGGAGCTGGCCCACGCACCGCCAGCATCATCCGGAAACTTCCCTGGTGCTCTGGCTCGGCTGGGTAAGGGGGCTGCAGAAACATTAAGGCCTCCGTTTCGATGGGGGCTCTGAGTTCGTGGATTTGCAAGGAAATGGGGTGAGGGGCCCAACCCAGGtggatgggggaggggtgtccAGGGTGATCCTGTTGCAGATAACTGGGTGGGGGGCACAGTCTCCCCATGGATGATGGGAGGGAACAGGAGGCTGGATGTAGACATTCTGGGCAGGGGAAGAAGGGTGAAGCCAAGCTTTGGGGatcaggagccccctccccagagtAGAGCTGGTggcagggcagggggtggagcCCAGTCCCAGTGGTTCCCCGAGGGGCAGCCCCGATGGCCGCCCTGACCCGGAGCAGAGACCAGCAGAGGTGAGGAGGATGCAGAGAGGTGGGGACTCAGAGCCGGAGCTGCAGGGGTGCTGACCAGGCCTGGGTGCCACCCTGGGGGACGTGGGAGGGCCACTGAGCAGCCCCAGCTGTAGCTGAGTTTGTTTCCCCATCAGAGGAAGGCTCCCCAGGACTCTTCTGGGGACACACCTTCCCGAGGCCCAGCTCCGTCCTCTTGCTCCTCCCCTGAGACCCCCACTGTCCAGCCTGCTGCCCCCCCAGGCCTCAGACCAGGCCCCTGCCTGACCCCACTCCTGTCCGCACGGCCTCCCTCCAGAAGCTTCCTGGGCCCCAGCAGCCCCTGTGGTCTTTCTAGAGGCACCGGTGGGCAGGGGCCTGCGTGCTGGACAGGCCATCTCCCCATCTGATGGCCGCCTGGGCTGGCCTGGTGAGCTCCCGGACCCTCACCCAGGCCCGGGCCTGGTGGGCAATACATGGTCCTTCCAAAGGCaaggagggggcaggggggaggaGGCTGCATGGCGAGGGGTGGGGAGTGCAGCCCCATCCACAGACATCCACCGTCATCCGAGGGCCTGGGTGAGGGGACCTCGGGGCCTGGTGGGGGGAGATGGCCTGGTGACGGGGAGGGGCCAGGCCGGGCCACCCAGGAGCTGGGctgaggctgggagagcaggTGGAGGACTGGGGAGAGCCAGCTGCAGGTCGAGGGCCCACAGGAGCAGCAGGGAGGGGGGCTGCTTCTGAGTGCTGCCCTTCCTCCCCTCTTCTGGCACCCCCACAGGCAGCCCCTCACTCACCTGCAGCAGCCTGGCTCTTGAGGGGAGCCCTCTGGGGGCCTTCTGGGGGCCAGCGCAGCTCCCCGCCCTCCACGGCGCCCGTCTCGCTGGGCTCCACCACGATGGAGGGCAGCCACTGGCTCAGCCGGGGACCCTTCTCCCGGGCACCCACCGTAGCCTTCAGGGGGTTGGGCAGGGGTCAGGGCAGTGCCAGGCCCCGGCCCCTCCACTGCCCACTCCCCCACCTCTGGCCCCCAAGGCGGGGTGAGCACCTCCTGAGGggtcccagcccctcccccatcccaccacgGGGGCTGGGACACTTGGTTCCTGGGGGTGCAGCTTTCCCTGGGGCACACAGACCCCACCTGGGCTCAGCCCCCGGAGGCCCATTTCACAGACGGGAACCTGAAGCCAGAGAGGCTGAGGGAACACCCCACAGCGAGCGAGCCCGGGGCCACCGTGCACCCCCAGCTCCTCCTGCACCCAGCACCCACCAAGGTGCCCTGCCCTGGGGGCCCCCACTGGGCCTCGGCCTCCTCGGGCAACTCTGCTTTGATGGAAGACATTGCCATAGCAACCTGCAGTGGCTCACTCTTGGCTCATTGTCTGGTGCCCACAGGAGCGTGTGGGGGCTGCCCTCAAGCTATCCCAGTGCCCTCAGCATCGCCCCCCATTCCTGGCACAGAACCCTAAGCTGCCAATCCCACTGGGCCCCACAGCACCCACACGGCCACCTGCCCTGCAATGTCCCACCACTGCACCTTTGCTCAGGCCGGTACCCCTTCCTGGAACTCCTCCCACCAATTTTGCCTGGAAGGCCAGCCGTTTGGGGTGCTccgttgtgccagtttgaatgtattgtgtcccccaaaggccattatctttgatgtagtcttgaggggcagacgttttggtgctgattagatttgcttggaatgtgccccacccagctgtgggtggtgactctgatgagatgttcccatggaggcgtggccccgcccattcagggtgggccttgatcagtggagccatataaatgagctgactcaaagagaaggaactcagtgcagctgtgagtgacgttttgaagaggagctacagccaagagggacacttggaagaaagcacaggagctgcagatgagagacattttgcagatggccgttgaaagcagactcttgctccagagaagctgagagaggacaaatatcccaagtgcaattaagagtgatatttttgaggaactgcagcctagagaggaacgtcctgggagaaagccattttgaaaccagaactttggagcagacaccagccacgtgccttcccggctcacagaggttttccggatgccattggccatcctccagggaaggtaccagattactgatgtgttaccttggacactttatggccttaagactgtaactgtgtaaccaaataaaccccctttttatgaaagccaatccatctctggtgttttgcattccgcagcattagcaaactagaacatccgtCTTCCCCGATGGCCTGTGCAAACCCTGGGGAAGGGCCTTGTCCGTGGCCCTTGAGCCTCTGCATCAGAAGCGGTGCAAAGTGTGTGTGGAGGTGACTTCCGGGGCTCCACCCCTGGCTCTCCAGGTGGGGGCCCAAGCATCGGCATTTCAGCCAGTAACCCTGTGACCTTGAAGTGTGGGAGCAGGTGGGTCTCAGAGGAGCTGAGGGCAGGGACCCCAGGCTGCCCCCATGGCTGGGCCTCCTGGTGGCCACCCCCTCCTGCAGACATGGCCAGTCCAGGGGCTCCTACCCCATCCTGGACTCCCGCCCCTCCTCACCCCGTCCAGGAAGCCCTCTTGACCCCACCTCAGGGTGCCACAATGCCAGAGGGGCCTGCTGGGGTGAGGGAGGCCCGCGCAGCACCTGGTGCCCACCCTCTCCACCTGTCCCTCCAGGCCCCAGCCTGGCCCCGGTGCACTCTGGGCCGGCCCCGCTCCCTGGCCACaacctctcccctcctcccaaacAAGATCAGCCCAAATCTAGAGCTGAACACACCCTGGCTGCGCCCCTTGTGTGGGAGCCTCAGGTTTTAGCTGCATcgacaccccaccccccacccacacaaaacacaaaaacctgGAGCCAGGGCAGGGGACCCTGGCATTGCCTCACGCTGCAGAGAATAAACTGTGCTTTGGCGAGCAAGCCCTGGGGTCCCCAAGTCCCAAAGGGGTGCCAAGTAAGCCAGGGCAGCTTGGGCTTCGAGTGCTGTGTGTCCAACTCCTATAAGAGAGCAACTGTCCCccatgggtaaactgaggccagAAGTGAGGAGAGGCGAGCACTGAGTCCCCAGGGCCCCTGGGGCCCCGGCCACATACCGTGCCCACTGGGCCTTGTGCCTCTCCATCGGGACTCGGCTTGGGGACGCTCATGCTGCCACCGCTGTCAGACTGAGTGAGGATGGAAACAGGAATCCACGACTGACCGGGTGCCAGGTCCCACCATCCTCCCAGCTCCAGCCCACCCCAGTCTAGCCCCCATGGGCACAACTGGTGCCCACTGCTCTGGCCATCGCTGCCCAGCCCCACTGAGCCCACCATCAGAGAGGCGTGGACAGTCGCCACCTGACATGCAGGAGGGATGAGGCCACCTGGGCCTTGAGATCccggaaggcttcctggaggagggtcAGCAGAGCCAAGGCCAGAGGGGCAAG
The Choloepus didactylus isolate mChoDid1 chromosome 4, mChoDid1.pri, whole genome shotgun sequence DNA segment above includes these coding regions:
- the LBHD2 gene encoding LBH domain-containing protein 2, encoding MSVPKPSPDGEAQGPVGTATVGAREKGPRLSQWLPSIVVEPSETGAVEGGELRWPPEGPQRAPLKSQAAAAPLPSRARAPGKFPDDAGGAWASSRYPRPRDRTRMWLHAAARGAVPHPARRQLRVARLVPRAGAWPGHQWAEPSCPASCRPFWPDPQPLPLPVHGPGSGSLPSSLCSLKQK